aaatttttaaaattattaatttttaattagttAATTGATTATTTCATTCAATAGTTAATAAAAGTCatagaattttgaataaaaaaatcattctTAAAATACTTAGTCATTTATGAATAGTATAAAATATGTCAAGTTAATTTTTAAAATGgttaatttttaattaattaattgattaatttattatataattgataaaagttatagaattttgaataaaaaaatcattctTAAAATACTTAGTCATTTATGAATCGTATAATATATATCAAGGGAAATTTTAGAATAATTAATTTTTGATTAATTAAATTGTTATTCCATTCTATCTATTCTTCTGGTAGATAATCTTTTAATTAATAAGTCATAGAATTTTGAATAGAAAGATGATTCTTAAGATAGAGTCATTTATGAATCGTATAATATATGCCAAggaaattttaaaatgattattttttaattatttatttaattctttaattaATAAAAGTCATAGAATTTTTAATAGAAAGGTGATTCTTAAGATAGAGTCATTTATGAATCGTATAATATATGCcaagaaaatttttcaaaaattaatttttaattatttatttaattctatAATTTATAAAAGTCATAGAATTTTTAATAGAAAGATGATTCTTAAAATACAAAATCATTTATGAATCGTATAATATATgcaaggaaattttaaaataataaatttttaattatttatttaattctatAATTAATAAAAGTCATAGAATTTTTAATAGAAAAATGATTCTTAAAGTTAATAGTCATTTATGAATCGTATAATATATGCCAAGGatatttttaaatcattaatatttaattaattaatttattatttcaaaGTTGTAGAATTTTGAATGGAAAGATGATTTTTAAAATACAAAATCATTTATGAATAGTATAATATATGCCaaggaaattttttaaaaattaatatttaattaattaattaatttattccaTTCTATTTATTCCTTTCTATTTATTCCTTTGATTAATGATCTCTGTTTCTGTCCACAGGAGATGGCGGGTGCGAACAAGCTTTTCGGGAAGGACATGGGCCAGTATGAGGAGTTGGACATCGATGACCTCTTGGAGCAGCTCTCCCCCGAGGAGTTGGAGATGCTTGCTGGCGAGGTCGACCCTGACGTAAGTTATAACTCCAGGAGTCTGAGGTCGATTGAGTCTTAGGTCGCTTTTCATTTGACCTTCGACTGGAGACTTTTaatagtttatgttttttttttcttaatgtaataATTAGGAatctataataaaaatattgagagagagagagagagagagagagagagagagagagagagagagaatggttaatataagtaaaatattttgtgagagagagagagagagagagagagagagagagagaaaggttgatataaattaaatgtgtgagagagagagagagagaatggttaatataagtaaaatattttgtgtgagagagagagagagagagagagagagaatggttgataTAAGttaaatatgtgagagagagagagagagagagagagagagaggttgttctaACTACCAGTAAAGTATTTGAGGGAGAGATAGATGTTCGTTGATACAACTACAATATTGAGATGAATATTTTACCATTTGTTATAAGATTGATaaactttattaattttcaaaGCTTTGCAGTTATAATAGTGATAAAAACCATAGtaattatgttgataataatagtaaagataatggcAATGACCAATAGTAATACAATACCAGTACTAATAATAACTATTGATGATATAAATAACGTAATAAAAATGCCAATTTCATTACTGGACTTGCCACTGATTGCTACTATCTTCGACAGGACACTCTGATTCCTCCCAGCGAGCGCAACAACTACAAGTGTGAGAAGGAGTCCACAGGTCCCCTCGACCGCAAGAAGCTGATCAACCACATCAACGATCAAGCCCTTAATGAACCTGACAGACCGGAGCTGGTTCCATACGTCCCAGGGGTTGTCAGAGGCAAAAAGGTGAGCAGTACTGTAATGAGACTAAGGGCACTTTGATGTTATGAAGTAAAATATGTTATTTACCTCCTTAAATGATGCCACGTTGATGTTATGTACGTCCTAAAATGATGCCACATTGATGCTATGAAGCACAGTACATTATGTACGTCATAAAATGATGCCACATTGATTTCATGAAGTACAGTACATTATGTACGTCCTTAAATGATGTTACATTGATGTTATGTGTATCTTAAAATGGTGCCACATTAATGTTATAAAGTAGAGTATGTTATTTACTTCTTAAAATGATACAACATTGATGTTATGAAGCACAGTACGTTATGTACGTCCTAAAATGATGCCACATCGATGTTATGAAGTGCAGTGCATTACGTACATCTAAAATGGTGCCACATTGATGTTAGGAAGTACAGTACATTATGTACATCCTAAAATGATGCCACATTGATGTTATGAAGTACAGTACGTTATGTACGTCCTTAGATGATATCACATTGATGTTGTGAAGTACAGTACGTTATACTGTATACGTCCTAAAATGATGCCACATTGATGTTCTGAAGTGCAGTGCATTACGTACATCTAAAATGGGGCCACATTGATATTATGAAGTGCAGTATGTTATTGTACATTAATTTACAGAACATTTCAGTACGTTACAGTACATTACTGTACGTTGCTGTACTTTACAGCACATTTGAGAATGGCCTGGCTTGGAGGTATTCTGTTCTGTAATTTATAGAGTTAAATAAGTATATAAGTTTTTGCAAaagaacaaatataaattatatcattCAAGCTTAGGCTATTTCAGTACTTATCTcttgaaaaatattgaaattgaatataATGTACATTTtcacttgaaaaatattttttgggtaTTGATACCTGCTGAAGAATTCTTTGTGGTTCATTCTGGAAGATATGGGAATATTCTAAAGGAAACTTCTTAGATGCAAAGGCCACTGCATATAGTTCCAAGGGGTCTAACAGGTTTTTGATATATAATATAGGCATGTGGTGAAGGGTTTTGAAGTAGAATTATCATATGAAATTTTATATCTTAtcacttttacccccaaaggacgtactgatacgtttcacaaaacacatccctttacccccatggacgtaccggtaagtccttgcaaaaaactgctatttacattttttttttttttattttgattatttttttttagaaatttcaggcattttccaagagaatgagaccaacctgacctctctatgacaaaaattaaggctgttagagcaatttgaaaaatatatactgcaaaatgtgcttgaataaaaaataacccctgggggttaagggttggaaagttccaaatagcctgggggtaaaagggttaagtaaaaaCCAAGAAGTttttatatggaaataattttGTAGTTAAAGAAAAACATCTCGAAAGGTATTTGCTGGAGGCTGCAAACCAAACTTCTTGTTAATTCCTAAGTTATTTTACTTTCTTCCTATTGAATTTCAAAATCACACCTTGGGGTGGATGAATTAGCAAATAATCTTGAAAATGAGATAATTTAGCTTTATATTCTGTTCGGTTTACGTACATTACATCCTTACTAACCAAGGGTTTCAGATCTTGATTATAATGGCTTTAAAGATCAttagtcaatgtttttttttcacaatcatTCTGAATTTGAAGCTTTGTTTTATTTGAGTTCCACCAAGCATAATGTATCTTTTCATATAAGCATAAGTTGCATACAGACTATACCAAGTAAGGAGTTTCTTACTTATCAATCATATAAAAAGTACAGTATACAATGTATATGCATTGAAGATATTTTTATGTCAGTGCAAAAATTACGAGAACTACAAATAACTGATGTTAAGGAAAGGGGGACACTAAACAGCTTTAAAATCAATAAGAAATTGTTTGATAAGACCTAAATGTGAAAGGACTTGAGGGTAGCATAACTGATAGTAAAGAAAGAGGGACACTAAACTGCTTTAGAATCAATAAAAAAAGGTTTGATAAGATCTAAATGCGAAAGGACTTGGGGCACAGGTAGCAATATTGTGTGGCAGTTAGGTTTAAAAGATCAGCTTCTTTTGCAGTCATGCTCCCTTGTTTAgtgtttatctatatacatattttttttttaataatttaatggCCCAGTGCTGGATTCTGGAAGGCCCTTTCTGACCCATGTGCAACTGGGGGAAATGCCCTCCACTTGCACCATGAAATAGAATAGAAGATAGAGAGCAAGgtggaagaaaggaagagagaacgGATAAAATTGAAAAGATCATAACTGTATCCATTTGTTTCATAAATTCACATTGTCTTTCAGAAAGCATCATGTTAATTCAGCTTGCATGTTGTTTGTGAAGTATCGAAGGTAAACTTTCATGGATCTCTAAGGCCGTGAACTATTAAAATAGGCTTGCCATTTCTGCCGTTTAAAGTTATGCTACTTTTTGGCACATGCATAACCGTGTTTTCTAGGTTGAAAAAAATggctgatataaaataaaaagaaactgcATATTGTATTTCTGTAGGAGAAAGCACTCAAACTGCTTTAGAATAAGACTTATAGAAAAACCCAATCTAAAGTTTACTTATTCAGTACTGTATATATTGGTCTATGGTGATTTTGAAGAATGTAAATATATTGGATGACTAGTAATTAATGGATTTATTACTTTTTACAGTGGATTCCACCTCCACCACCTGAaccagaagaagatgatgatgccgTTGCAAAGCCCCAGGAAGTTGAGATTGATTTAGATGAAGAAATCCAAGCTGTTTTGGATAGTGCCACAGAGGATGAAATTGTTGATCTTGCTGGTAATTTTATAGCTTCAAATAAgagctttttctttctttattgatgATGATTTTATTCCATGTTGAGGATTGtcgtggccgatgaggtaacgtccctgattggtgaactgCAGACTcaagtttgagtcccgctcaaacttgttagttccttttgtcactgcaacctcaccatccttgtgagctaaggatggggcctttgggggagcctataggtctatctactgagtcatcagcagccattgcctggccctccttggtcctagcctgggtggagagggggcttaggcactaatcatatgtatatatggtcagtctcctgggcattgtcctgcttgatagggcaatgtcgctttcccttgcccctgtcatttatgagcagtctttaaacctttaaatttagtgcagtacagtacagtaatcctTTGCCATATTGGTCTCTCGGTACATTacggatttataaatatattaaagttCCTCAAATTCCAAACATTTGGCGATACAAAAACAAaaccaactgaaatcataaatcttaGATATTGTTTCAAAATTTCCTaatgaaatacagtaataaaaccaTATATGATTTAATGTAGTAAGCAAGACGACATTAACAATATGAAACGGGACAATTTGTTGACCCTTGCATCTGAAAATTGTAGGTATGCGAGTTGGGTACATCCTACCCTAggccacatttttttttaaatttagcttgcaaacaatttgacttacaaacattgtTAGAACCTATTAATTATGTAAATTGAGtaatttttgtatatgtaaatctatattctGGACTCCTCTTTATATTGTGGGTTTCTGAGggcagataagttttatatttttcatattttgattattttttgttaGAAAATAGTCATTGTTTGGCTTATAAAAGCTAAAATTTATAAAGATAATTTGAAAAGTGTACCGTTGATTTCTGTATGGAATGTAACATACCTGATAGCCAAGGGATTACTTTATATCCATTATAAAGAAACAGATgtagtattttctttcattaaattgtTTGTAAGAAACTGAAAAAGAGTTAATACAAGCTTGAAGAATATGTATCTGAATAGTTATGAATAATTTCTATTTAGAAGAAGCATTATCACCAAATATTTTCCTGAGTATACTATGCTATATAGTAGTTGGAATTTTAGGGTTCTGTTATTAGCTCTATGTACTAAATGAAGGTTCAGGTTTTTATAAAACATTTGAGAGATCCCATATTGCCCAGAAGCTGTTATAACTTTATTCTGAACAAGGGCAGACCTACGATATACAGTAACGCATAGTTACGTGCAATGTACGTTGGCGTTAATGCATAGTTATGTGCAATGTATGTTGGCATTAATGCATAGTTACGTGCAATGTACATTGGCATTAATGCATAGTTACTTGCAATGTACGTTGGCATTAATGCTTAGTTATGTGCAATGTATGTTGGCATTAATGCAGTTACTTGCAATGTACGTTGGCATTAATGCATAGTTACGCGCAATGTACGTGGCATTAATGAATAGTTACGCGCAATGTACGTTGGTGTTAGTGCATAGTTACGCGCAATGTACGTTGGCGTTAATGCATAGTTACGCGCAATGTACGTTGGCATTAATGCATAGTTACGCGCAATGTACGTTGGCATTAATGCATAGTTACGCGCAATGTACGTTGGCATTAATGCATAGTTACGCGCAATGTACGTTGGCATTAATGAATAGTTACTCGCAATGTACGTTGGTGTTAGTGCATAGTTACGCGCAATGTACGTTGGCGTTAATGCATAATTACGTGCAATGTATGTTGGCATTAATGCATAGTTACTTGCAATGTACATTGGCATTAATGCATAGTTACGTGCAATGTACGTTGGCATTAATGCATAGTTACGTGCAATATACGTTGGCATTAACGCATCACCTTTTTCTTGAACAGCTGTTTTAGGTTTCCATTCCATGATGAGTCAAGAACAGTACCATGCGTCACTTTTGAATAAGGGTAAGCCCATGGGTGTAGGCTGGGGAGGAGTCACAAAGGCCACCAAGTTCAAGCCTCTTCCTGTAGAACCTCCAAATGATACAGATCCCGAAGAAAGTATCAAGAAGTTGAAGGACGATGATCCCAATTGCAAAGACCTTAACTTCAACAATATTAGGGTAAGGAAAGTAACAATGTTGGTCGTGATGATAGCTAAAGtaatattgattaatatttttttctaatttgtctCATAgaatttgtttttactttttagTGGTATTAAACCggtttcaagtaatatatttttatgcTGAGAATATAGACTTTTATTTTAAGTAGTCTGAACTAGATTTAAGGTGCTCAttcaaaaaatagatcatatattgGAATAAAGTTTTGTGAGGTCAGAAGATTGCTATTCTTATAGAATTGGCAGTCTCCAAAAAGGCTTTTGCTAGAGTTTTAATACAGTACTAGTGAACCTAATCATTACGTACCTGGTAAACATTCTTAATGTGTTTCTATATTTTCAGAACATGTCTGATGAACAGATCAAGAGATTGTTTGAGTCCCTAGAATTCAATACCAAACTTGAAACTTTAAGTATGGCGAACACCGGAATCTGCGACAGACATATAGATCCTCTGGTTGCTTCACTTTGTACGAACAATGCACTTAAAACGCTCAAGTAAGAACCAATttgatttatctttattttatatagaaattattttatataatatgagaGATATGTGAATTTATTCAAAAACCAATTCTTTAACaggtgaaaaaatattaaaaaaacgctAAAGGTACTCGGCAAATTATATTTGTTATAGATTAACTTAACTAGGTCATTGATTCAGGTTTCTAAGC
The genomic region above belongs to Palaemon carinicauda isolate YSFRI2023 chromosome 45, ASM3689809v2, whole genome shotgun sequence and contains:
- the tmod gene encoding tropomodulin-1 isoform X2; translated protein: MAMEMEITQRTVSHKVTKVTTKEEYYRSSEMAGANKLFGKDMGQYEELDIDDLLEQLSPEELEMLAGEVDPDDTLIPPSERNNYKCEKESTGPLDRKKLINHINDQALNEPDRPELVPYVPGVVRGKKWIPPPPPEPEEDDDAVAKPQEVEIDLDEEIQAVLDSATEDEIVDLAAVLGFHSMMSQEQYHASLLNKGKPMGVGWGGVTKATKFKPLPVEPPNDTDPEESIKKLKDDDPNCKDLNFNNIRNMSDEQIKRLFESLEFNTKLETLSMANTGICDRHIDPLVASLCTNNALKTLNLETNNISPAGIVRIMEALLKTHTIEEIRLANQRASVLGNKIEMQLTDIIEQNPTVLRVGIHFEFNDARNRVSRHLQKNLDTFRVGVKVRRVTSRKSVTEAASLSFVLPSNPPESPLPPMEEGNELPPINGEDHDMEDLQNEMAYENEE
- the tmod gene encoding tropomodulin-1 isoform X1; this translates as MAMEMEITQRTVSHKVTKVTTKEEYYRSSEMAGANKLFGKDMGQYEELDIDDLLEQLSPEELEMLAGEVDPDDTLIPPSERNNYKCEKESTGPLDRKKLINHINDQALNEPDRPELVPYVPGVVRGKKWIPPPPPEPEEDDDAVAKPQEVEIDLDEEIQAVLDSATEDEIVDLAAVLGFHSMMSQEQYHASLLNKGKPMGVGWGGVTKATKFKPLPVEPPNDTDPEESIKKLKDDDPNCKDLNFNNIRNMSDEQIKRLFESLEFNTKLETLSMANTGICDRHIDPLVASLCTNNALKTLNLETNNISPAGIVRIMEALLKTHTIEEIRLANQRASVLGNKIEMQLTDIIEQNPTVLRVGIHFEFNDARNRVSRHLQKNLDTFREERYSRSYKSCTSGYPFLPPFMRLPRKYLEEEEEDEDEEEEDEEEGEEEEEEEEDDEDEEEEEEDEEEEEDDDEAEY
- the tmod gene encoding tropomodulin-1 isoform X5 — encoded protein: MAMEMEITQRTVSHKVTKVTTKEEYYRSSEMAGANKLFGKDMGQYEELDIDDLLEQLSPEELEMLAGEVDPDDTLIPPSERNNYKCEKESTGPLDRKKLINHINDQALNEPDRPELVPYVPGVVRGKKWIPPPPPEPEEDDDAVAKPQEVEIDLDEEIQAVLDSATEDEIVDLAAVLGFHSMMSQEQYHASLLNKGKPMGVGWGGVTKATKFKPLPVEPPNDTDPEESIKKLKDDDPNCKDLNFNNIRNMSDEQIKRLFESLEFNTKLETLSMANTGICDRHIDPLVASLCTNNALKTLNLETNNISPAGIVRIMEALLKTHTIEEIRLANQRASVLGNKIEMQLTDIIEQNPTVLRVGIHFEFNDARNRVSRHLQKNLDTFRLSRIGASKEQ
- the tmod gene encoding tropomodulin-1 isoform X3 — its product is MSGNITHPVGDEMAGANKLFGKDMGQYEELDIDDLLEQLSPEELEMLAGEVDPDDTLIPPSERNNYKCEKESTGPLDRKKLINHINDQALNEPDRPELVPYVPGVVRGKKWIPPPPPEPEEDDDAVAKPQEVEIDLDEEIQAVLDSATEDEIVDLAAVLGFHSMMSQEQYHASLLNKGKPMGVGWGGVTKATKFKPLPVEPPNDTDPEESIKKLKDDDPNCKDLNFNNIRNMSDEQIKRLFESLEFNTKLETLSMANTGICDRHIDPLVASLCTNNALKTLNLETNNISPAGIVRIMEALLKTHTIEEIRLANQRASVLGNKIEMQLTDIIEQNPTVLRVGIHFEFNDARNRVSRHLQKNLDTFREERYSRSYKSCTSGYPFLPPFMRLPRKYLEEEEEDEDEEEEDEEEGEEEEEEEEDDEDEEEEEEDEEEEEDDDEAEY
- the tmod gene encoding tropomodulin-1 isoform X4; the encoded protein is MAGANKLFGKDMGQYEELDIDDLLEQLSPEELEMLAGEVDPDDTLIPPSERNNYKCEKESTGPLDRKKLINHINDQALNEPDRPELVPYVPGVVRGKKWIPPPPPEPEEDDDAVAKPQEVEIDLDEEIQAVLDSATEDEIVDLAAVLGFHSMMSQEQYHASLLNKGKPMGVGWGGVTKATKFKPLPVEPPNDTDPEESIKKLKDDDPNCKDLNFNNIRNMSDEQIKRLFESLEFNTKLETLSMANTGICDRHIDPLVASLCTNNALKTLNLETNNISPAGIVRIMEALLKTHTIEEIRLANQRASVLGNKIEMQLTDIIEQNPTVLRVGIHFEFNDARNRVSRHLQKNLDTFREERYSRSYKSCTSGYPFLPPFMRLPRKYLEEEEEDEDEEEEDEEEGEEEEEEEEDDEDEEEEEEDEEEEEDDDEAEY